The following proteins are co-located in the Paralichthys olivaceus isolate ysfri-2021 chromosome 2, ASM2471397v2, whole genome shotgun sequence genome:
- the LOC138411375 gene encoding odorant receptor 131-2-like, translating into MNTSSTNVTVVIEYRDSFTKAVTKNVIVVVLSISINYINAGLIHTFCKHQIFYMNPRYILFIHLVVNDMIQVTLTVTLFLISYTIYKLSVSVCCTFILIALFTTENTPLNLACMAVECYIAICIPLRHVQICTVKRTLMLIGLIWATSMLSVLPDLFITLATEPLDFFNSRVFCLRETVFQNPHILKKRDITYIIYLVIVWVIIFYTYFRIIFTAKAASKDAKKARNTILLHGFQVLLCMTTYVESLLKQALLQWFPKNYTDSLFATYVIVQILPRSISPIIYGVRDKTFRGYLKRYLLCGLRPQ; encoded by the exons ATGAACACGTCATCCACCAACGTGACCGTGGTCATCGAGTACAGAGACTCCTTCACTAAAGCTGTGACCAAGAACGTGATTGTTGTGGTTCTCAGCATCTCCATCAACTACATCAATGCAGGCCTCATTCACACCTTCTGCAAACACCAG ATCTTCTACATGAATCCTCGCTACATCCTTTTCATTCACCTGGTCGTCAACGACATGATCCAAGTGACGTTGACCGTCACCCTGTTCCTCATCAGTTACACCATCTACAAACTCAGCGTCTCCGTCTGCTGCACCTTTATCCTGATTGCTCTGTTCACCACAGAGAACACCCCTCTGAACCTGGCCTGCATGGCGGTCGAGTGCTACATCGCCATCTGCATCCCTCTTCGCCACGTGCAGATCTGCACCGTCAAGAGGACTCTGATGCTGATTGGTTTAATCTGGGCGACCAGCATGTTGTCAGTTCTTCCTGATCTTTTCATCACCTTGGCCACAGAGCCACTGGACTTCTTCAACTCCAGAGTGTTCTGTCTCAGAGAAACTGTGTTTCAAAATCCCCACATCCTCAAGAAAAGGGACATCACTTATATTATCTATCTAGTCATAGTTTGGGTCATAATCTTTTACACCTACTTCAGAATAATATTCACTGCTAAAGCAGCTAGCAAAGATGCTAAGAAGGCCAGAAACACAATCCTCCTCCATGGGTTTCAGGTGCTGTTGTGTATGACCACGTACGTAGAGTCACTGTTAAAACAAGCTCTCCTGCAATGGTTTCCTAAGAATTATACTGACTCCCTCTTTGCTACTTATGTCATAGTACAGATTCTGCCTCGCTCCATTAGTCCAATCATCTACGGCGTACGAGACAAAACTTTCAGGGGGTATCTGAAAAGGTATCTGCTGTGTGGACTGAGGCCACAGTGA
- the LOC138411369 gene encoding odorant receptor 131-2-like: MNTSSTNVTVFIQSRDSFTKAVTKNVIVVVLSISINYINAGLIHTFCKHQIFYMNPRYILFIHLVVNDMIQVTLTVTLFIISYTIYKLSVSVCCTFILIALFTTENTPLNLACMAVECYIAICIPLRHVQICTVKRTLMLIGLIWATSMLSVLPDLFITLATEPLDFFNSKVLCLRETVFQNPHMIEKREITYIIYLVIVWVIIFYTYFRIIFTAKAASKDAKKARNTILLHGFQVLLCMTTYVGPLLKQALLQWFPKNYTDSLFATYVIIQILPRSISPIIYGVRDKTFRGYLKRYLLCGLRPQ, translated from the exons ATGAACACGTCATCCACCAACGTGACCGTGTTTATTCAGTCTCGAGACTCCTTCACTAAAGCTGTGACCAAGAACGTGATTGTTGTGGTTCTCAGCATCTCCATCAACTACATCAATGCAGGCCTCATTCACACCTTCTGCAAACACCAG ATCTTCTACATGAATCCTCGCTACATCCTTTTCATTCACCTGGTCGTCAACGACATGATCCAAGTGACGTTGACCGTTACCCTGTTCATCATCAGTTACACCATCTACAAACTCAGTGTCTCCGTCTGCTGCACCTTTATCCTGATTGCTCTGTTCACCACAGAGAACACCCCTCTGAACCTGGCCTGCATGGCGGTCGAGTGCTACATCGCCATCTGTATCCCTCTTCGCCACGTGCAGATCTGCACCGTCAAGAGGACTCTGATGCTGATTGGTTTAATCTGGGCGACCAGCATGTTGTCAGTTCTTCCTGATCTTTTCATCACCTTGGCCACAGAGCCACTGGACTTCTTCAACTCCAAAGTGTTATGTCTCAGAGAAACTGTGTTTCAAAATCCCCACATGATCGAGAAAAGGGAAATCACTTATATTATCTATCTAGTCATAGTTTGGGTCATAATCTTTTACACCTACTTCAGAATAATATTCACTGCTAAAGCAGCTAGCAAAGATGCTAAGAAGGCCAGAAACACAATCCTCCTCCATGGGTTTCAGGTGCTGTTGTGTATGACCACGTACGTAGGGCCGCTGTTAAAACAAGCTCTCCTGCAATGGTTTCCTAAGAATTATACTGACTCCCTCTTTGCTACTTATGTCATAATACAGATTCTGCCTCGCTCCATTAGTCCAATCATCTACGGCGTACGAGACAAAACTTTCAGGGGGTATCTGAAAAGGTATCTGCTGTGTGGACTGAGGCCACAGTGA